In Antennarius striatus isolate MH-2024 chromosome 10, ASM4005453v1, whole genome shotgun sequence, one DNA window encodes the following:
- the uprt gene encoding uracil phosphoribosyltransferase homolog yields the protein MPCHNQQLSSVTSGQEHPMKQVRFANNNSSNSVPAVLPNADPTDATLHPVSQDDLGPQLKLLPLNDQIRELQTIIRDKTTSRGDFVFCADRLIRLVVEEGLNQLPYSECTVTTPTGHKYEGVKFERGNCGVSIMRSGEAMEQGLRDCCRSIRIGKILIQSDEETQKAKVYYAKFPPDVYRRKVLLMYPILSTGNTVIEAVRVLIEHGVQPRHIILLSLFSTPHGAKSIIQEFPDITILTTEVHSVAPTHFGQRYFGTD from the exons ATGCCTTGCCACAATCAGCAATTGAGCAGTGTCACCAGTGGCCAGGAGCATCCTATGAAGCAAGTACGATTTGCAAACAACAATAGCAGCAACAGTGTTCCTGCGGTGCTGCCTAACGCTGACCCGACTGATGCCACCCTCCATCCCGTCAGCCAAGACGATCTGGGACCTCAGCTCAAGCTGCTCCCGCTCAACGACCAGATCCGAGAACTACAGACAATAATCAGAGACAA AACAACAAGCAGAGGAGACTTTGTATTTTGTGCTGATCGACTG ATCAGACTAGTTGTCGAAGAGGGCTTAAATCAGCTCCCTTATTCAGAGTGCACTGTGACCACACCAACAG GGCACAAGTATGAAGGTGTCAAGTTTGAAAGAGGCAACTGTGGAGTCAGTATAATGAGGAGTG GTGAGGCCATGGAGCAGGGCCTCCGCGACTGTTGCCGCTCCATTCGGATTGGAAAGATCCTCATCCAGAGTGATGAGGAGACACAGAAAGCCAAAGTCTACTACGCCAAGTTCCCTCCAGATGTGTACAGAAGAAAAGTGCTGCTCATGTACCCGATCCTTA GTACAGGGAACACAGTGATTGAGGCAGTGAGGGTGCTGATAGAGCATGGAGTCCAGCCCAGACACATTATCCTCCTTAGCCTCTTCTCCACGCCTCACG GAGCCAAATCTATAATCCAGGAGTTCCCAGATATCACCATCTTGACAACAGAGGTTCATTCAGTGGCTCCGACACACTTTGGCCAGAGGTACTTTGGCACCGATTAA